The sequence below is a genomic window from Andrena cerasifolii isolate SP2316 chromosome 6, iyAndCera1_principal, whole genome shotgun sequence.
CAAATcattcaaatatttgaaaaatacagGTAGAAACCATATTCTTACCTCGTCCTCGTCTACATTAGAACTTTCGGTATTCATATCGTGCAACGCTTGCCACATTTTGTGAGCCGCATGCCTCTTAGCAACTTTCTTACTCTTCCCTTGGCCAACTTCGCGATATTTCAAAATAGAACAAACAATGGTGTACTTTCTTTCGTGCGGCAGACCCTCCTCGTTTTCCATTGAATATTTCGGTGGGGGCCAGTGACGCGACATGCACATCTCCTGCAGTGCGCCAATCGGGTTCGTGATTATTTTCTCTTCTCCGTAACCAGGTAATTCTTGTAGATTCTCGGAACTGCATGAAACCAATCGATTATGTTAATCTTCTATCTAAAACAAGTTGACAAGTAAAGACGCGTATAGCTCTTACTCTGGTATGTTATTTGCAAGCGGAGAGTCTGGAGCGTCGCTATTTAATCTGCACAGCTTATCCAACACGGCTCGTGCAGCGGCGTGCTTTGCCTCTTTTTTGGATTTTCCAGTCCCCATTGCTGAAACAATTGGATCTGCTTCAATCACCAAGTTTTTATCATTTACCACTTAGATTCGACGGAGAATAAATAACTAATCTCTGTAGGTAATGGATGAACGAATGAATAATGTTTATGATATTATGTCTTTCATTTGAAACTATACTTTGCTTAGATTTAACAAACAAACAGGTATACCTGCAGCTTCAAAATATACCTTCAAACTTTCATGGTAAAACGAATTAATAACATTTTATCAAAAttagatacaaaccaacgataTCAGCAACAGTGACACGATAACGAAAAATAGGCTCATGGATAGCACCCTCTACTTGTATTAGTTCATACTTTGGCGTTGTGTCCCTACGAGAAAGCAATTCCTGAAGAATAGAAACTGGCGTTTTGTTGCACAATGATTTCATCTCCAATTGAACAGCCTCGTTTATTGGAAGTTTTTCCACCATCAAATTGTGCAGCGATAATCGAACTCTGCTGCGCCTGTTAACATTATTCGAGTGGTTTGGAACCCCACTTACATTGGCCATCATATTAGGCCCAACCTGCTGCGGttgatgcatttcttccatGTTTGTAATCTACAGATAAAAATGGACTATATCatcttttgaaaattatatatctaTAATACGCCACAACTTATACACAGCCATTAAAGCTACGTATAGCTTCTGGATactaattaaacaattaagaaAGTTCTCGAAATCAAAATAAAAGTAACAGAAGcgtgaaatattcaaaaatgtGTTCCTATCGtttcttttaatgaaaattaaactgtattttaaaccTTGGCTGAATCCAACACTTtgatcagtttaaaaaaaatacgttcATCGGTGAAAATTTTATCTAATTCGCCAAGTGACAGTTTACACTGCtaaaatgcaatttaattataTCATCTCTGcgagtaaataaaaattccgaTGATTTGACAAACCGTGCTGTTAATTAGTATACATCTCATCGATTCGTCGTTCACGAGACACTCGTGACCAACGGAAAGTAAAATAATAAAGTGTTCGGCCGACGCGTGAAATCATAATCCGATAAGAATAACAGTAAAGCTACAGCGTTATCGTAGTCAACCGGTTATCGACGAATACAACATCTATGCAGTATAAAGGCGGTAGGAAAACCGGCTGGCGGCCATGATTGTTATAAAATTCATTGATTAATTCTAGTATGTGGAGCATAGAAAATACAGGAGCGAAATGTAAAGGTTAAGTTTCATTGTGATTCAGGGGAGAACAGTGCCAGCGATGGCTCTAATCATTGACAGGGCTCTATTTAAAACGACGACAAAGAAGCGCAACAGACCGACCGGTCACTGTATCGTCCGCTGTATGAAATCAAAAAACAAGTCACCACCTTTACTCACAATTTTCAAACGTTCAATGTGAAATAACCTGGCTCCTTAAACAGGCCAATTCCTATGCGAAAAGCGAATCCCGCTTTTTGTGACCGATCCAAGTTTCACAAAAAGCTTGATCCGTTTGACGACAGAAAAATGGTTCGCTGGCTACCGGAGAATCTTCCTCGTTTCTGGCTCTGCCGCAGTATGCGATGTGAGCAGCTTTTCGCGACGCAGAAGCACGCGCATCCTTCTGCGCAGGTGCATCACTGGCGGTTTAATAGAAACAGACGCCCGTTCTATCGCATctgaaatataaattaatatttccatgtACAACGCTCGAATACTACCCTACAATTCACTTAGCTTTATTACTAACGCCGATATTTTAAACACTTAACGTGTTTCGACCGGATGCAAGGTTCTCTAATGTTGCCATTTTCGATAATCTCTTAAACACTTGGACGTTTCGAAGCAGAATGAATTTGAATTTAATGCCCTTAATGGTATAAATTTATGTCGAGACAGAATGTATTCGTTGCTTTTCGTGCTGTATTGTATCGAGCATAtacgtaaataataatatattcatTAAGTAAATTTCACGAATAAGTTGTAATGGAAGAAACATCGAAACTACAGTGACGTGTGACGATTCACGAGATTGTTTTACATCGAAATTAGCGCCATTCGACAGACCGTcgccattttgaattttaacAGTCCGTCTCTTGGCAACACCGGATGTTGGTGTATTTCGCATTTGTATACCACCTGGAATCATTTCCGGTTGTTACCCGCTGAAACGGCCCAAAGATTGTACGCCATTATCGTACGCTGACGCTGCGGTGCATTATCCCAAACGTTTTTGCCGATTTTCGCTACCTTTCATCGCATTTATTCACAGCAGAAGTACGACGATGAGTGACATTGAGGTAATTTCTACGcctttatttaaaaatgcagCCTTTCGTGCAATTTTGTGCGCGTTACATTTGTAGCGACATGCGGCTGACCACAGCCATTATCGATCCATCAACGTTCGGCTGTATTTTACGCGTGTTGTGATTTTAAtgattttctatcattattcgGTATCCAATAATTTGCGGAATTTAGTTAAAGATGCATTCCTAATTTCTCCATTTTCAAAGATATATTAATGACCGCGAATCTAGTACCTTCATCATTGATTGCAAGGTTAAGCTTGCGAGTAAATTTTAGATATACGTATTTGCACACTGGTAGAGTGCATTAATACgtgttcttttttttgtatttgtatttttttgttttcctgttaaacaggagggcgtttcaaagcctatcgctttatattgcccaacaaACTATAGTATGCGTGTTCTTTTTGCTCGCTCTTGTTGAAAATTAACCTTGTTGTGAATTGTAAAGAATCGAGAGGAATAGCCGGGGAATATCAGCTTACAATAAAATTAAGATAGCTCTGCATAAATGCTCAATTGTTCCACTTTCAGCGAAGCGGTAGTCGTAGCGCGAGTCCCAGAAGACCCAGAACAGCGGATGGAGGCTTGAGAGACTCGCGTTCACACTCAAGATCACGCAAATCACGAGAACGTAAAGAAACCCATAGACCAGTAAAAGAATATTCAAGATCACGAAGCCGTTCAGTGTCCAGAGGAAGAAAGTCATATCGGAGCAGCAAGTATGCCAGTGCAGGTCATCGTGGTAGTAGTCGCAGTCGTAGTCGTTCTCCTTACAGGGGTGGGAGGTATTCACGAAGCAGATCTCGCTCATATTCTCGTTCCCGTTATTCTCGCGAACGTGACAGGAACATCTATCGTTCACACTCACGCAGTCCCATGTCATCTAGACGACGTCATGTTGGTAACAGGGACAACCCTTGCCCCTCCCGGTGCTTAGGTGTATTTGGACTTTCTATTTTCACAACCGAACAACAAATCCACCACATCTTCTCCAAATACGGACCTGTCGAGCGTGTGCAAGTTGTAATCGACGCAAaggtatttaaatgtttacaTATATTGTACTTCGATGTTATTTTGTCTAAATTCTGCGAGTCTTTTTAGCGAAAGACGCGGCAATGTTGACTTATTATTTGATAAAGTTACCCCTAAATTGTCGTAAGACGGGGAATAAAAAAGTGCCAGAGATTTAGAACGGTTCATGCATTAAGTTTAAATGACTCGTTAAAGGCCTCTGGTCACATGTCTTCCATTTTATGAATACAGAGAAGAAAGGAATATCTATTGTAATTATGCTACgtgttaatatatattttagcgTATAATTCGTGTTTCAGACTGGGCGATCCAGAGGATTCTGCTTTGTATATTTTGAATCGTCTGAGGATGCCAAGGTAGCGAAAGAACAGTGCACAGGAATGGAAATTGACGGTCGGCGAATAAGGGTAGACTTTTCTATTACACAGCGAGCTCACACACCCACTCCTGGAATTTACATGGGAAAACCCACACACCTACACGACAGAGGCTGGGATGGCCCCAGGCGTAGAGAGTAGGTTCATTTTTGTTCCTCTGTATTTTCCGCGGCGTGGTAGTTTGTTACTTACTGAATAAACACCACGCTTAACTGTATTTCGTTTTCGAATAATAGTAGTTACAGGGGGAGCTATCGACGTTCACCAAGTCCCTACTACAGTCGCCGGCGTTCACGCTATGACAGATCTAGATCACGCTCTTATTCGCCACGTAAGTGTGCTTTCCATTCTGTTACACCACGTAATATAAGCAGTCTACATGGATATGTGTCTCCTTTGAAGTAATATTACAGTTATATTACGCAGCATATATTGAACTTAAATTTCCACATATAGagcaatacaaaaaaaaactcattgaTTTGATATTGTATAATTCGCCGAGACTCATCTTTTTAAGGTTTAAAAACACAATATCAAGTACATTATTTTATGTAACAATACACCTCCAACGCGGAACATTCTTGCGATGTTTCGCCAGAGTTATGCGAGGTTGAATATCCTTAAGTAGAACCTCGGAGACTTGTAATGAAcctaaaatatgtttattaaaaaagtaatgCCATAAGATAATATTCTATAGGAACATTGTACtaatttatcatttttcatgcatcataaaaatataaacttaTAAAAAACGATAAGGGTAATGAGAATGATTAAGTGTACACAAAATGGAGAACTGGAAACATTAAATGCATACGCCTGCGTATGTATGTAGTATGCACATATATGCACAGATGACACACAAAATGGTATTCTTTGTAAATTCGAGTTACAATGATTTTTCGTAGCGTTTGAAACGGAGATTCTTAATTTGGATTCATATTTTCGTAGACCGCTTATATTTAGTTCAGACAAGATGTTTTTAAGTACAAATAAGTAGTTAAAATTAGCAAGAATGGAAGACGGGAGCATCAAGGAATGCATCCAATAAATCGTACGGTAGTAACTAAGTGTAGCCCATAACCTGGGTCAAACAATCATAGTTTTTGTTGCTTAATGAATTTCAGGTCGGTATTAAGTGACACGAGTGTGATGCGAGAGGCCAGGTGTTTGGGAGACCATTTGTGTGACTTGACCCTTTGACCTCAAATTTCTTCTAACAATACTGTACCGGgtcaaaaaaaaatgcaaacgcTACATTCTCACTACTATTCTTACCTTACCTAATTCTGCATCATCATGCAATTAATATACGGCATTTAAATTACGATATTGTACAATATCAATTAATGAGATAGCTTGCTAATGCAAAGGAGTGTAGCATATTCTTTGCATGAAACAGTAAGGTTAGAATGGGCACGGAAAACCTTATTTTCATAACGTTTCTATCGCTTCctaacaattctttttttttattattatgaaGATAAGGTTTGCGTAATTGTATCGATATGATGATAATGTGAAGGTTGGAATATAATTGAGGTTTCTAATTTCCTTTGATAATTTTAATTGCTTTGCTTATAAGTTGTATTCCAGCCATTTGGACATTGAATATCACACTGGCAAAAATGTGGTATTGCATCTGGAAAAAATGTGGTATTCTTAAATGTTTATATTTACAAAAGTAAAGAGAaagaatgaaataatagaaaagtAAACGAAACACATTACACACAGAAAAGAAAacgaaacaaaacaaaaaaaaaataaaatttaaaaaaaaagatagaagTAAGTTCTCTAacctgtttgtttgtttataagGTTTTGAATCAAGAGGTATTGGATGATAGAGGGAAGTTTGAAGTTTCACTCATGAAAaaatgaaagttttgaaaagtcGAAGACAAGATATCTGAAGATGTTTGTCTTGCTCGAATTTTGAAGATCTGAAGGTTTTTCGCGCTTGTGACAAAGAATATGATCCGAATCGCATTCACTTTCCGGCTGAGAAGTCTCAAGCCTAGAAGAACCGCAAGCACTCTGTAAAAAGCAAGCCTCAAGACAGTAAGAAATCGTTGATCGTCAGGCCCCCGACCTGGACAAGCCAGTGGGGTTGGGGGTGAAACTGGCCGAACGTGTTTCAGAAAATGTTCAAGAAGCATCGAAAATCTTTTCTAAGTAGGGAAGAGAGAGCGTAAGGTGCTCCAAGGTTTATACTGATCATATTCTTTATCAGTTGGTTTGGTTACATGGTATATCCGTAATTAggtgtttataaaataaataaacgtataTACCGTCGCCCCTCCCCATTTCCCTCCACCATCCTAACACCTCCTATTTCCTTAAGGGTGATGTCCTATTGTTTTCATTTTATATAGGAATAAGCAGCGGATTCATATTGAAACGGCTAATAAACagtgttttttaatataaatgacTAATTATCTAGCACTTATTTATACGGACTTTGTTAAATATGgaacaatgaaattttaattttggaacGGCGCACCAGAGTAACTCCTTTAGCGTGATAGACTTTTCTACGTATTCGCTGCCAGCGGGTAAAATACAATATGCTGTCTAATCGTATAATTTCGAATTGTAAAGATATGACATAATATGAACATTGTACTTTATTATGCAATTTAGATTAAACGGTATAATGATTGCTCTATTCGTTTGTTTCCGGCGTGAGGTTCTAAGCCTTTCAGAGAGTCATCATAGTTCATTACACAATTACGTTAATCAACGGAACCGTCATTTATCTCTTTAAGCGACGTCACGATTCTCAAGACAACTTCCCATGTAACAGTCTTCATGAAAATAAACCCAATATGCAAACATTAGTATAACATTAAAGCGCCCTCATAGAGACGTAGAATTATTATTGTGTTTCGGAAACACTCAACGATACGTCCAGGTGCGACTAGGATAAGTAGGATAGCAAGACATGGAACACTTTGGTATTTGTTTGCTGTTGAAACTCTATTTAATTGGTATAATAACAGTGAATTGCAATGCTGCGGTAGCTAAAGAACCGTACCAGAATCTTGCGCAAGGATTGTATAACGCAAGTGATAGTGTAATTATCCTAAACGTTACTAATTTTAAGCAATCTGTTTACGGGGACACCAAAGGATGGTTAGttgaattttataatagttGGTGCGGCTTTTGTTTTCGATTTGCACCGCTATGGAAAACTTTTGCTAGTGACATTTATGGTATGTACCTTATTTATTTCAAAGCACAAGATTGTTAAAAGTACAATGACAAAGATTAGAGAAATTTCACTACGGCACATGAGTGGGTCATTCGTACTTTAATTGATAGACTCCATTCTCTTTTACTCTCATCAGATTCATTTGCAAACAGTTTGTGCACGAAATACTTGTACTACTAAAGTATACGTTACTCACAAGATCAAACGTGGCACAGATCAtttatcatgatttttttttttagcatggAAAGATATCGTAGTGGTCGCCGCGATAGATTGCGCGGATGATGATAATAATCCAATCTGTCGTGATCACGAGATTATGCAGTATCCGatgcttgtatatttttctataaatgcGCATCCATCGTCGTTAGGATTATTGATGGAGAAACGTGACAGTGTAAATGAGCTTAGACATAGTTTGATCAAGGTGTTAGAGAATGAGCAACAAGAAGGACGTGGTACTTCATGGCCTAATATTACACCGTACAGGTATAtcggtatttaaaattttctccaatgtatgtacatacttttCCGAATATATTAACTCcttatttaatattatagaaattatgaaGCAACAAATATCTGGAAAGCTGTACCGAACACAGTGAAATACTTCTTTCTATTGTTTGAAAAGACTGACTCGCACTTGGGCGCTGAAGTTATATTAGATACGCACAAAATAACAACATTACAGATAAGACGAGTAACATCGGACAACGAATTGTTATGCGAAACAAACAAAATCACCAATTTTCCAAGTTTGATAGTCTTCGGCCGTAACGAAACGCAAAAGTCTCTGAAAATCAGAGTACCTACAAGAGATGGCGCTTATAACGCCATCAGAGGATACATGATTTCAAAGGGAGAGAAGATAGATGAGCAAAGCCCTAAGAGTCATTTCGTTGAAGCGGGAGATCATAAATCGAGCACCGGTAGTTCAAAACCCTCGCAAGAAGCGGAAAGACCAGAAGGTACCGCTGTAAGTGGCGACTATCTGTATCAACTTGATTTGGAGAATACTTTAAGATATTCCATGACTCACGAAATTTCGCTGCATAAGGTAATAAAGGACAAGAAGATGGACGCATTAAAGAAATACTTGAATGTACTAGCTGAATATTTCCCTCTAAGACCCAATAACATATTCTTAGAAACTATCCGCGACGTTGTGAAGAGACGAGACAATATATCGGGGGAAGAATTTATTCAAATAGTGAAATCTACGGAAGAGGAAATGTCGCCGGTATATTCCGGGCCCTCGCAGTGGGTTGGATGCAAGGGAAGCGAAGAGGGATATCGCGGATATCCTTGTGGTCTTTGGACAATGTTTCACATGCTGACCGTCAACTATGCTCTTGAAAATAAGAATGCCGAACAGGAGCCACGGAAAATATTGGAAACGATGTACGGATACGTACAGCATTTCTTTGGGTGCGCTGATTGCGCCCAACATTTTATACAAATGGCTGCGAAGAATAAACTGTTCGATGTATCTAGTGCCAATGACAGTATCCTATGGTTGTGGTCTGCTCATAATGAAGTAAATAGAAGATTATCGGGAGACTCTACGGAAGATCCGAAACATAAGAAAGTTCAATATCCAACAGCGGAACATTGCCCGAGTTGCAGACACGGGAATGGTACTTGGTACGAGGAAAATATTTCGCAGTATCTCAAAACGAAGTACAGTTATaaaagtataaattattatggcTCAAATGACAAGCGTAAGGACAATggtaataaaatgaaaataaggCAGGAGAGACTAGTGTCAAATAAATACGCGAGTAGTAAAAAGATAGGATgggattttacaatttttgacatAAGTATTTGCGTTGTGCTGTATGTTACGTCTGCCGTCATACTGATATTAGTCTGCATAAAATTTGCAGTCAAAAGAACGTACAGAAAAAGAACTTACGTCAGCTTACTTGGCAAAGTATgattcttatttttattaaacgaaATTGGTGGAACTTAGAACGGAAATACGTTTAAGAGAAATTAATAAGAATGTCATGGGGCAGCAGCTATGTTTATATATTGTAAATACTCTGTTACTTTTACGTTACAACATTGTcttttttataagaatttaCTATTCGAGAGTATggagtttttattgttttttttttaatgctgtGAACTAAAATTATTATGCATAAGTTATTGTAGTTTGTATTTAGGTATACTCGTTTCCTACAaacatttatatattaaaatttagcgTAGTAAAGTGAAGAACATGCCACAGGTCACAATTATTTaagtttaatatataaaatttcatGACATCGTTTCTGTCGCAGAACAAGCGTttttacagtttattatttACTCGCAAATATAAAGTTTCAAAGTTTTGTACAGATATGGTACATTTGAAGTTATTGTGTTCAGTAAAAAGTATATGATAAGAGATATTTAATTTGATCGAGTAACGCTGAGAAAAGGAGTATAATTTTGAACTAGTCTCATCGATGTACAGTTATACTATATCGTGCGTTTAAATAGTTCTGAACTTATGTAGAAATGGCAATCCTCACACAAATGTTTTCGGACATTTATGTGTAAATATTGAAATCAAATTCTTCCACTATTGTGCTAAAAACATATCTATTGTAATATTCATTCACATTCATATAAATTGTTCAATAAAGGTAAGAAATAAATGCAGATTATTCAGTGCATACATATTCAAATCTACATTTCTGTAAATATTAGTAAATTctaattatgaaaaattgtatcaaTTTCTGCCAACAATATACGTTTCAATGTACAATGTCAATTGAATCACATATGCTTTGTAGTACATACAATAAACATTGACAAGTTTAacaatctatatatatataatttataaaatttatacaattttgccaCTCCATTTTATACTTTTGTATCGAAAATGCATTTATATCTGTTAcgtttgcatatatttttataaaaaattacacaatAATTAGTGTAAGTAATCATTTGCTCTTAGAATTTGAGTATTGCCACGAGCTTAACGTGTCCCATATTACACCGTTATGCGGCAATTGAGATGTTGTATAAGGAAGTAACCACGTAAGATACCATCGTTCACCTA
It includes:
- the LOC143370267 gene encoding protein Loquacious-like isoform X3; translation: MEEMHQPQQVGPNMMANVSGVPNHSNNVNRRSRVRLSLHNLMVEKLPINEAVQLEMKSLCNKTPVSILQELLSRRDTTPKYELIQVEGAIHEPIFRYRVTVADIVDPIVSAMGTGKSKKEAKHAAARAVLDKLCRLNSDAPDSPLANNIPDSENLQELPGYGEEKIITNPIGALQEMCMSRHWPPPKYSMENEEGLPHERKYTIVCSILKYREVGQGKSKKVAKRHAAHKMWQALHDMNTESSNVDEDENTCLNDGDVNLVQFLQEIASEQQFEVTYVDIEEKSISGKCQCLVQLSTLPVAVCYGCGVTSKDAQASAAQNALEYLKIMTKK
- the LOC143370267 gene encoding protein Loquacious-like isoform X1, with translation MEEMHQPQQVGPNMMANVSGVPNHSNNVNRRSRVRLSLHNLMVEKLPINEAVQLEMKSLCNKTPVSILQELLSRRDTTPKYELIQVEGAIHEPIFRYRVTVADIVDPIVSAMGTGKSKKEAKHAAARAVLDKLCRLNSDAPDSPLANNIPDSENLQELPGYGEEKIITNPIGALQEMCMSRHWPPPKYSMENEEGLPHERKYTIVCSILKYREVGQGKSKKVAKRHAAHKMWQALHDMNTESSNVDEDEVLQRNANVNARYADLKGSKISTLTTIHSLKVSQFHKSLKSSTGVKLFELQNTCLNDGDVNLVQFLQEIASEQQFEVTYVDIEEKSISGKCQCLVQLSTLPVAVCYGCGVTSKDAQASAAQNALEYLKIMTKK
- the LOC143370267 gene encoding protein Loquacious-like isoform X2 translates to MEEMHQPQQVGPNMMANVSGVPNHSNNVNRRSRVRLSLHNLMVEKLPINEAVQLEMKSLCNKTPVSILQELLSRRDTTPKYELIQVEGAIHEPIFRYRVTVADIVAMGTGKSKKEAKHAAARAVLDKLCRLNSDAPDSPLANNIPDSENLQELPGYGEEKIITNPIGALQEMCMSRHWPPPKYSMENEEGLPHERKYTIVCSILKYREVGQGKSKKVAKRHAAHKMWQALHDMNTESSNVDEDEVLQRNANVNARYADLKGSKISTLTTIHSLKVSQFHKSLKSSTGVKLFELQNTCLNDGDVNLVQFLQEIASEQQFEVTYVDIEEKSISGKCQCLVQLSTLPVAVCYGCGVTSKDAQASAAQNALEYLKIMTKK
- the LOC143370267 gene encoding protein Loquacious-like isoform X4, which produces MEEMHQPQQVGPNMMANVSGVPNHSNNVNRRSRVRLSLHNLMVEKLPINEAVQLEMKSLCNKTPVSILQELLSRRDTTPKYELIQVEGAIHEPIFRYRVTVADIVAMGTGKSKKEAKHAAARAVLDKLCRLNSDAPDSPLANNIPDSENLQELPGYGEEKIITNPIGALQEMCMSRHWPPPKYSMENEEGLPHERKYTIVCSILKYREVGQGKSKKVAKRHAAHKMWQALHDMNTESSNVDEDENTCLNDGDVNLVQFLQEIASEQQFEVTYVDIEEKSISGKCQCLVQLSTLPVAVCYGCGVTSKDAQASAAQNALEYLKIMTKK